Proteins co-encoded in one Streptobacillus felis genomic window:
- a CDS encoding phage/plasmid primase, P4 family: MKLKYIKLNNDKSPCGKYENTKYTTDNIEVAKKWDNIGLILPNNIIVVDFDSRGDIALDILKKHIELNKKDNRYKIPRAIKTTRGVHLYYQLPNEGYFKDFKFNNVSGIMTVLGCKVDYKTGQDNKKQYIIIKLNGVVREVLSDIELDNLPIIPIQLMPLVFKGQQEIVNLNEGSRNSELFKHLGNARWTYNKVFDNVEELTFLAHTINSYMIETLEPKEVDNIVKSVMSKELDKVNGSNKQFFSTTKNGNQKLDIFKLSDYLQEELKVTRYNGSLYFKINGAFTNDIGLLYTYLAKEIGLQLTKREDEELKHQLGKTYNEIDIKSDLPIVFNNGYAVTQKGEVIKYKSEQFTPYYLDVAYNPNAYSEDVDKFLKWFMCGDLQMVEYLKRILGHILITNNMPQFAFFFIGDSGANGKSTFFEIIRSVFNNVSFTLDLEELNRSDYLMQLNNKLVNLGDDIDSTYIEKSKSFKMVVSGNALTVRALYSTPETFKNQASLIFACNDMPNFKDKSGGIARRVRGIPCNAYIEESKRDIGLIKKLTTEDAKSYVLWLAIDGMRDILRHNGQMREPKEVLELSNQYIIDSDSVKSFIKYLNEDNLDYLDCEPFTVYYNYTSYCNDYGFKSLERSTFTKRFIKYLSLTTEPKRINGELKRVFVNK, from the coding sequence TTGAAATTGAAATATATAAAATTGAATAATGATAAAAGCCCTTGTGGTAAATATGAAAATACAAAATACACAACGGATAATATTGAAGTAGCTAAAAAGTGGGACAATATAGGGTTGATATTACCTAACAATATTATTGTAGTTGACTTTGATAGTAGGGGAGACATAGCACTAGACATATTAAAAAAACATATTGAACTGAATAAAAAAGATAACCGGTACAAAATACCACGAGCAATTAAAACAACTAGAGGGGTACACTTATATTATCAATTACCTAATGAGGGTTATTTTAAAGATTTTAAGTTCAACAATGTTAGTGGTATTATGACAGTATTAGGTTGTAAGGTAGATTATAAAACGGGACAAGATAACAAAAAACAATATATTATAATTAAACTTAATGGAGTAGTTAGGGAGGTATTAAGCGACATTGAACTAGATAACTTGCCTATTATACCTATTCAGTTAATGCCATTAGTATTTAAGGGACAACAAGAAATAGTGAACTTGAACGAGGGGTCAAGAAATAGTGAACTTTTTAAACATTTAGGTAATGCAAGATGGACATACAACAAAGTATTTGATAATGTGGAAGAGTTGACATTTTTAGCCCATACAATAAATAGTTATATGATTGAAACTTTAGAACCTAAAGAGGTTGACAACATTGTTAAAAGTGTAATGAGTAAGGAACTAGATAAAGTAAATGGAAGTAATAAACAGTTTTTTAGTACAACAAAAAATGGAAATCAAAAACTAGATATATTTAAACTTAGCGACTATTTACAAGAAGAGTTAAAAGTAACAAGATATAACGGCAGTTTATACTTTAAAATCAATGGAGCTTTTACAAATGATATAGGTTTATTATATACCTATTTAGCTAAAGAAATAGGGTTACAATTAACAAAAAGAGAAGACGAGGAACTAAAACATCAATTAGGTAAAACATATAATGAAATTGATATAAAAAGTGATTTGCCTATTGTTTTTAATAATGGTTATGCAGTAACTCAAAAAGGTGAGGTAATAAAGTATAAAAGTGAACAGTTTACCCCATATTACTTAGATGTTGCATATAATCCTAACGCCTATAGTGAAGATGTAGATAAGTTTTTAAAATGGTTTATGTGTGGTGATTTGCAAATGGTTGAGTATTTAAAAAGAATATTAGGACACATTTTAATTACTAATAATATGCCTCAATTTGCTTTTTTCTTTATCGGAGATAGTGGAGCAAATGGAAAGAGTACATTTTTTGAAATTATTAGAAGTGTATTTAATAATGTATCATTTACTCTAGACTTAGAAGAATTAAATAGAAGTGATTACCTTATGCAATTAAACAATAAATTAGTAAACTTAGGGGATGATATAGACAGTACTTATATAGAAAAGTCTAAAAGTTTTAAAATGGTAGTATCTGGTAATGCTTTAACAGTTAGGGCCTTGTATAGCACTCCTGAGACTTTCAAAAATCAAGCTAGTTTAATATTTGCTTGTAATGATATGCCTAACTTCAAAGATAAGTCAGGAGGAATTGCACGGCGTGTGCGTGGTATTCCTTGTAATGCGTACATTGAAGAAAGTAAAAGAGATATAGGACTTATTAAAAAGTTAACAACTGAAGATGCTAAAAGCTATGTGTTATGGTTAGCAATTGATGGTATGAGGGACATACTAAGACACAACGGACAAATGCGAGAGCCTAAGGAAGTATTAGAACTAAGTAATCAATACATTATTGATAGTGATAGTGTTAAAAGTTTTATCAAGTATCTAAATGAAGATAATTTAGATTATTTAGATTGTGAGCCTTTTACAGTATATTACAATTATACTAGCTATTGTAATGATTACGGTTTTAAAAGTTTAGAACGCTCAACATTTACAAAAAGGTTTATAAAGTATTTAAGTTTAACGACTGAGCCTAAAAGAATAAATGGAGAATTAAAAAGGGTTTTTGTTAATAAGTGA
- the pulA gene encoding type I pullulanase, producing MNKLFRKLLFTFLLFVQIVVFAASTKVIIHYQPSENLEWDLWVWPDKSNGNAYAFDKEDEYGKYAEITLDGEHKKVGYIVRLSDWSKKDVGEDRFINIEDGEAEIWVKSQDVTTYYSNPDKAPLVFDNVNLDISYYPVEKDANKYRVKVWAEGQKPKYIKLVQDGEKFVAKGNYEGKEITKLNFEITKRWWFFFEKKVDVAREITKIDESGNVNIFINQEDKTIYKSEESATKPKAIESASIDAMNAITVKTNKNFNLEKEIARGITASYDNKVKEIVSLTEDAVQTNIFKIVFDKDLDLKNKDGKINMATFGESKVNLGSVVRDKSFDDYYAYDGELGAIYTKEETTIKVWAPTADFVNLLTYEGDKVTKEAMTLGDKGVYSITLSGDKLGLVYQFEVGVNGEVNVTNDPYTYSTTANGEKSVVVNPTISEVANPSLEDVIIYELHVRDLSVHPGSGILNKGKFLGLTETGTKTASGQITGLDYIKSLGITHVQLLPIYDFSSYSVDETDQFARYNWGYDPVNYNTVEGSYATNPYDPNVRIQELQKTVDVLHQNNLGVIMDVVYNHVFSAGEHAFNKIVPGYYYRYDGDGNLTNGTGVGNDVASERKMVKKFIIDSSKYWAKTFKLDGFRFDLMGILDIETMNELRDEMRKINPNFFILGEGWDMGTLDPEMKASQNNANKLEGIAFFNDDFRDAVKGSTFGEIGKGFVSGNLKQEERLFASIKGGEGMRTYTSPMQLIQYIEAHDNLTLFDQISRTNDTEDLATITRRHNLGTTIVLLSQGVPFIHAGQEFLRTKGGDENSYKSSDEVNRLDWELARRNAASIDLVRELIKIRKSNPDFNLKTFEEVNKTIKPIKVMDQIIAYTQADKVIIFNASGKDKEVQVENGKYIVLVKANKAKAEGLEELEVKDGKVVVPMQSALVLKKK from the coding sequence ATGAATAAACTATTTAGAAAATTATTATTCACTTTTTTACTTTTTGTTCAAATAGTTGTATTTGCAGCAAGTACTAAAGTTATAATTCACTATCAACCTAGTGAGAATTTAGAATGGGACTTATGGGTATGGCCAGATAAAAGTAATGGTAATGCATATGCATTTGATAAAGAAGATGAATATGGTAAATATGCTGAAATTACTTTGGATGGAGAACATAAAAAAGTAGGATATATTGTTAGACTATCAGATTGGTCAAAGAAAGATGTTGGAGAAGATAGATTTATTAATATTGAAGATGGTGAAGCTGAGATATGGGTTAAATCACAAGATGTTACCACATATTACTCAAATCCAGATAAAGCACCATTAGTATTTGATAATGTTAATCTAGATATTTCATATTATCCTGTTGAAAAAGATGCTAATAAATATAGGGTAAAGGTTTGGGCTGAAGGTCAAAAACCAAAATATATTAAATTAGTGCAAGATGGAGAAAAATTTGTTGCCAAAGGTAATTATGAGGGTAAAGAAATTACTAAATTAAATTTTGAAATTACTAAGAGATGGTGGTTTTTCTTTGAGAAAAAAGTTGATGTTGCAAGAGAAATTACTAAGATAGATGAAAGTGGAAATGTAAATATTTTCATAAATCAAGAAGATAAGACTATATATAAATCTGAAGAATCTGCAACTAAGCCTAAAGCAATTGAAAGTGCTAGTATAGATGCAATGAATGCAATTACGGTAAAAACAAATAAAAATTTCAATTTAGAAAAAGAAATTGCTAGAGGTATAACTGCAAGTTATGATAACAAAGTTAAAGAAATAGTTTCATTAACAGAAGATGCAGTGCAAACAAATATATTCAAAATAGTTTTTGATAAAGACTTAGATTTAAAGAATAAAGATGGTAAAATTAATATGGCTACATTTGGAGAATCTAAAGTAAATTTAGGAAGTGTAGTTAGAGATAAGAGTTTTGATGATTATTATGCATATGATGGAGAACTAGGAGCTATATATACTAAAGAAGAAACTACTATTAAAGTATGGGCTCCAACTGCAGATTTTGTAAACTTATTAACTTATGAAGGAGATAAAGTTACAAAAGAAGCTATGACTTTAGGAGATAAAGGTGTTTATTCTATAACTTTATCTGGAGATAAATTAGGACTTGTTTACCAATTTGAAGTAGGTGTTAATGGAGAAGTTAATGTTACAAATGATCCTTATACTTATTCAACTACTGCAAATGGTGAAAAATCTGTGGTTGTTAATCCAACTATATCAGAAGTAGCAAATCCTAGTTTAGAAGACGTAATAATATATGAATTACATGTAAGAGATTTATCAGTACATCCAGGAAGTGGAATACTTAATAAAGGTAAGTTCTTAGGTTTAACAGAAACTGGAACTAAAACTGCTAGTGGACAAATTACAGGATTAGACTATATCAAATCTTTAGGAATAACACATGTACAGTTATTACCTATATATGATTTTAGTTCATATTCAGTAGATGAAACTGATCAATTTGCAAGATATAACTGGGGATATGATCCAGTAAACTATAATACTGTTGAAGGTTCTTATGCTACTAATCCATATGATCCTAATGTAAGAATACAAGAATTACAAAAAACAGTAGATGTATTACATCAAAATAATTTAGGTGTAATTATGGATGTAGTGTATAATCATGTATTTAGTGCTGGGGAACATGCATTTAATAAGATAGTTCCAGGATATTACTATAGATATGATGGAGATGGTAATTTAACTAATGGAACTGGTGTAGGAAATGATGTTGCAAGTGAAAGAAAAATGGTTAAAAAATTCATAATAGATAGTTCAAAATATTGGGCTAAGACATTTAAATTAGATGGATTCCGTTTTGATTTAATGGGTATACTTGATATTGAAACTATGAATGAATTAAGAGATGAAATGAGAAAAATTAATCCTAACTTCTTTATACTAGGTGAAGGATGGGATATGGGAACATTAGATCCTGAAATGAAAGCAAGTCAAAATAATGCAAATAAACTTGAGGGGATAGCTTTCTTTAATGATGATTTTAGAGATGCAGTAAAAGGTTCTACATTTGGAGAAATAGGAAAAGGATTTGTTAGTGGAAACCTAAAACAAGAAGAGAGACTTTTTGCTTCAATAAAAGGGGGAGAAGGTATGAGAACATATACATCTCCTATGCAATTAATACAATATATTGAAGCGCATGATAATTTAACTTTATTTGATCAAATTAGTAGAACTAATGATACAGAAGACTTAGCAACTATAACTAGAAGACACAATTTAGGAACTACTATAGTTCTACTTTCTCAAGGAGTTCCATTTATTCATGCTGGACAAGAATTTTTAAGAACTAAAGGTGGAGATGAAAATTCATATAAATCTAGTGATGAAGTAAATAGACTTGATTGGGAACTTGCAAGAAGAAATGCAGCTAGCATAGATTTAGTAAGAGAATTAATTAAAATACGTAAATCTAATCCTGACTTTAATTTAAAAACTTTTGAAGAAGTTAATAAAACAATTAAACCTATTAAAGTTATGGATCAAATTATAGCATATACACAAGCAGATAAAGTAATAATATTTAATGCTAGTGGAAAAGATAAAGAAGTTCAGGTGGAAAATGGTAAATACATAGTACTTGTTAAAGCAAATAAGGCTAAGGCTGAAGGGCTTGAAGAATTAGAAGTGAAAGATGGTAAAGTAGTAGTGCCTATGCAATCTGCATTAGTACTTAAGAAAAAATAA